A stretch of Ipomoea triloba cultivar NCNSP0323 chromosome 13, ASM357664v1 DNA encodes these proteins:
- the LOC116001303 gene encoding uncharacterized protein LOC116001303: MHDEMWDVITDGPIQILQVNPNRVATDPTSPAMIPKEKSLLTTEERTRVNLDNIAKDILYKALDESLFPRVRKCKSAKDIWDVLMLIGDGDEQEKENKLTIAMKKFEDFKLNPKESITDMEARFIKLLMEINDLDEKKLS; this comes from the coding sequence atgcatgatgagatgtgggatgTGATTACTGATGGACCCATCCAAATATTACAAGTGAACCCCAATCGTGTTGCTACTGATCCTACATCACCAGCAATGATTCCGAAGGAGAAATCCTTGTTGACCACCGAAGAGAGAACCCGAGTGAATCTCGACAACATAGCCAAGGATATACTCTATAAGGCTTTGGACGAATCATTGTTTCCAAGAGTAAGAAAGTGTAAGAGTGCTAAAGACATCTGGGATGTACTCATGCTCATAGGTGATGGAGACGAacaagaaaaggagaacaagctaactattgccatgaagaagtttgaagattTCAAACTTAATCCAAAGGAATCCATAACTGACATGGAAGCTAGATTCATAAAGTTACTGATGGAGATCAACGATCTTGACGAGAAAAAGCTATCATAA